A stretch of the Sulfurimonas sp. HSL3-1 genome encodes the following:
- a CDS encoding glycosyltransferase family 2 protein, with translation MTFVIPMAGKGSRFQKAGYEMPKMLIEAHGKTLLEWSVDSLPLEICDSLIFIGLKEHKEKYSIDSVIKKLYADRVKKLEILFLDKVTRGQAETVMMGEEFFEPDKDLVIFNIDTHVYAPSLKYDLLREDCDGVLGAFHSNEDRFSFAKLDENGYVVETAEKVAISNYALTGLYHFKRASDFVDVAKKHIESEVLTKGEFYIAPMYNDLISEGKKFIINMAEEHWVLGTPEELNDFEINYQSRVR, from the coding sequence GTGACTTTTGTGATTCCAATGGCCGGGAAAGGCTCCCGCTTTCAAAAAGCTGGTTATGAGATGCCGAAGATGTTAATTGAAGCTCACGGCAAGACACTCCTTGAATGGTCAGTTGACTCTTTGCCATTGGAAATATGTGATTCACTTATTTTTATAGGTTTGAAAGAGCACAAAGAAAAATATTCCATAGATAGTGTTATAAAAAAGCTTTATGCAGACAGAGTAAAAAAACTAGAAATACTTTTTCTGGATAAAGTGACTAGAGGACAGGCTGAAACAGTTATGATGGGTGAAGAGTTCTTTGAGCCAGACAAAGATCTGGTTATTTTCAATATTGATACCCATGTTTATGCCCCGAGTCTGAAATACGATCTATTACGAGAAGATTGCGATGGTGTGTTGGGCGCTTTTCATAGTAACGAAGACAGGTTTAGTTTTGCAAAACTGGATGAGAATGGCTATGTAGTGGAAACTGCTGAGAAGGTTGCAATTTCAAATTATGCACTGACTGGTTTGTATCATTTCAAAAGGGCTTCGGATTTTGTAGATGTTGCGAAAAAACATATAGAAAGCGAAGTATTGACAAAAGGAGAGTTCTATATTGCCCCTATGTATAACGATTTGATAAGCGAAGGCAAGAAGTTTATTATCAACATGGCTGAGGAACATTGGGTTTTGGGAACTCCGGAAGAACTGAATGATTTTGAAATAAATTATCAAAGTAGGGTGAGATGA
- a CDS encoding 5' nucleotidase, NT5C type — MKIKRICIDLDGVICQLKQPGQTYADVEPIAGAIERINELKSFGHYIIILTARHMKTCQGNVGLVQQRVAQVTLEWLEKHGVEYDEIHFGKPWADIYIDDNAYRFNNWTEIDGDGQNLPQSHEKSVRGDE, encoded by the coding sequence ATGAAAATAAAACGAATATGTATCGATTTGGATGGTGTAATCTGTCAGCTCAAACAGCCAGGCCAGACATATGCAGATGTAGAGCCTATAGCAGGTGCAATTGAAAGAATTAACGAACTAAAAAGTTTTGGTCATTACATCATTATTTTGACGGCACGGCATATGAAAACATGTCAGGGTAATGTAGGACTTGTGCAGCAGCGCGTTGCTCAGGTCACTTTAGAATGGCTTGAAAAACATGGTGTAGAGTACGACGAAATACACTTCGGAAAACCTTGGGCTGATATCTACATCGATGATAATGCATACCGCTTTAATAACTGGACAGAAATTGATGGAGATGGGCAGAACCTTCCGCAGTCTCATGAAAAAAGTGTAAGGGGTGACGAGTGA
- a CDS encoding sulfotransferase has protein sequence MNSLPNFFIGGAPKTGTTSFHNYLDQHPSIFMSPIKEPHYFSKDIRCKNFDSRFKIQDCFDIKEYLSHDPLPSKHAAFCIEEEEDYLALFKGVSSEKIIGESSVFYLWSHDAAEEIFKFNPDAKLVFFLRNPVERAFSHWLMDFRDGRAMRATFSEAVKQDQEVAKRQWGNSFLYLELGLYSRQLAKYFELFPKDQIKIILFDDVKRNTQQILDEIFDFLQVERMSIDTEKKYNETKSVMRYSIFAKARKNKFYKKILGVIPINLKELIKEKFLLTHNIPMLSSSDKIKFFPYFKEDIEHLEKMIDRDLSTWKIV, from the coding sequence ATGAATTCATTACCAAACTTTTTCATTGGTGGAGCACCAAAAACAGGTACAACTTCATTTCATAATTATTTAGACCAGCATCCCTCCATATTTATGTCTCCTATCAAGGAACCTCACTATTTTAGTAAAGATATTAGATGCAAAAATTTTGATTCAAGATTTAAGATTCAAGATTGTTTTGATATTAAAGAGTATTTATCACACGATCCTTTGCCATCAAAGCACGCTGCTTTTTGTATAGAAGAGGAAGAAGATTATTTGGCTTTGTTTAAAGGAGTTTCTTCTGAAAAAATTATAGGAGAAAGTAGTGTATTTTATTTATGGAGTCATGATGCCGCAGAAGAAATTTTTAAGTTTAATCCTGACGCAAAATTAGTATTTTTTTTGAGAAACCCTGTTGAGAGGGCTTTTTCTCATTGGTTAATGGATTTCAGAGATGGTAGGGCCATGAGAGCAACATTTTCTGAAGCTGTAAAACAAGACCAAGAGGTGGCAAAGAGACAATGGGGAAATTCTTTTTTATATTTGGAACTTGGACTGTATTCTCGACAACTTGCGAAATATTTTGAATTGTTTCCAAAAGATCAAATCAAAATAATTTTGTTTGATGATGTAAAAAGAAACACGCAACAAATATTGGATGAGATTTTTGATTTTTTGCAAGTTGAAAGAATGAGTATTGATACTGAAAAAAAATATAATGAGACAAAAAGTGTAATGAGATATTCGATATTTGCAAAAGCAAGAAAAAATAAATTTTATAAAAAAATACTTGGTGTTATACCTATTAATTTAAAAGAGCTGATAAAAGAAAAATTTTTGTTGACACACAATATACCGATGCTGTCTTCAAGCGATAAAATAAAATTCTTTCCCTATTTCAAAGAAGATATAGAGCATTTGGAAAAGATGATAGATAGGGATCTGTCAACATGGAAGATAGTATGA
- a CDS encoding flippase has product MNLKLRNRFNFNKHFKEIIRGSILAFSAKVLATGFGLISSLIIARYYGPDVVGIVAIINSILLIFGIVGLMGHNTSILRLIPEYTEKHSETAAYIIYNKTRLIVFMISICAGIVLFISSSFIAEYIFHKDYLQEYFLIAAPFIVISTLNILNTDTLRAIQKIDLFALMQLIPSIITLILLIVTTVVFYNRDNPVYIIFATSLITALILFYIIRSTFKGRVSKNHSTVPQIKKAEIFSLSFPMFLTAVMHLVISQTDIIMLGIMRNETDVGIYAITLKMALLTSFILNAINSMAAPKFSQLYHSNNLEDLKEVAQKSSKLIFWMTLPLILVYIFAGHYVLSIFGESFSRGYYALIFLSIGQFINAAAGSVGYFLDMTGDQKIFQNIVIFAAALNIILNFLLIPSHGIEGAAFASMTSMIFWNILASVYIKRKHGFYISYIPSLRGRK; this is encoded by the coding sequence ATGAATTTAAAATTGAGAAACCGATTTAACTTCAACAAGCATTTTAAAGAAATAATCAGAGGAAGTATTCTGGCCTTTTCTGCGAAAGTACTTGCAACAGGTTTTGGCTTGATATCAAGTTTGATAATAGCGAGATACTACGGCCCAGATGTAGTGGGAATTGTTGCAATAATTAATTCTATTTTACTTATTTTTGGAATTGTTGGCTTAATGGGTCATAATACATCAATTTTGCGATTGATTCCTGAATATACAGAAAAGCATTCTGAGACCGCAGCATACATTATTTACAATAAGACAAGATTGATTGTATTTATGATTTCTATTTGTGCTGGGATAGTATTGTTTATATCCTCTTCTTTTATAGCCGAATATATTTTTCATAAAGACTATTTGCAGGAATATTTTTTAATAGCAGCACCTTTCATTGTAATTTCAACATTAAATATATTGAATACGGATACATTGAGAGCTATACAAAAAATAGATCTATTCGCTTTAATGCAATTGATCCCTTCCATTATTACCCTTATTTTATTGATTGTGACTACGGTAGTGTTTTATAATCGAGATAATCCTGTATACATTATTTTTGCAACTAGTCTAATAACTGCACTCATCCTCTTCTATATAATCCGGTCAACCTTTAAAGGCAGAGTTTCTAAGAATCATAGCACAGTGCCCCAGATCAAGAAAGCTGAAATTTTTTCACTTTCTTTTCCTATGTTTTTAACTGCTGTGATGCATTTAGTCATTTCTCAAACAGACATAATTATGCTTGGAATTATGAGGAATGAAACTGATGTAGGTATCTATGCTATTACATTAAAGATGGCTTTACTTACAAGCTTCATATTAAATGCCATCAATTCAATGGCAGCACCCAAGTTCTCACAGCTCTATCACTCAAATAATTTAGAAGATTTAAAAGAAGTAGCACAGAAGTCTTCTAAACTAATTTTTTGGATGACGTTACCTTTAATTCTTGTTTACATATTTGCTGGGCATTATGTATTGTCAATTTTTGGAGAATCCTTTAGCAGAGGTTATTATGCACTTATTTTCCTTTCAATTGGTCAGTTTATTAACGCTGCTGCAGGATCAGTGGGCTACTTTTTGGATATGACTGGTGATCAAAAAATCTTTCAAAATATTGTAATTTTTGCTGCTGCACTCAATATCATTCTGAATTTTCTTTTAATCCCTTCACATGGAATAGAGGGTGCTGCTTTTGCAAGTATGACCAGTATGATATTTTGGAATATTCTTGCATCTGTATATATTAAAAGAAAACATGGCTTTTATATTTCTTACATACCAAGCTTAAGGGGAAGAAAATGA
- the rfbB gene encoding dTDP-glucose 4,6-dehydratase produces MKSILVTGCAGFIGSNFVPYFLDKYPDYHIVNLDLLTYAGNLDNLKEVEGDERHTFVKGDICNRELVEYIFTTYDIRGVIHFAAESHVDNSIKNPGVFVQTNVNGTFTLIDVAYKQWMEKPFVYKEGYEGCRFHHISTDEVYGTLGAEGLFTEETPYAPNSPYSASKAGSDMVVRSYHHTYGMNTVITNCSNNYGPKQHDEKLIPTIIRKALAGDEIPIYGDGKNIRDWLYVLDHCKGIDLVYHMGKNGEVYNIGGRNERTNNYIADKVCEILDELKPTAAGSYKELIRYVEDRAGHDRRYAIDATKIETELGWRADEDFESGIIKTVEWYLKKYRNECKKKINNPGNGIV; encoded by the coding sequence ATGAAATCAATTTTGGTGACCGGCTGCGCCGGTTTTATTGGTTCAAATTTCGTTCCCTATTTCCTGGATAAATACCCCGACTACCACATTGTCAACCTGGACCTGCTGACCTATGCCGGGAACCTGGACAATCTCAAAGAGGTTGAGGGCGACGAGCGTCACACCTTTGTCAAAGGCGACATTTGCAACCGTGAACTAGTCGAATACATCTTCACTACCTACGATATCCGTGGCGTTATCCATTTTGCGGCTGAGAGCCACGTGGACAACTCCATCAAGAACCCGGGCGTCTTTGTCCAAACGAACGTTAACGGAACCTTCACTCTTATCGATGTCGCCTACAAGCAGTGGATGGAAAAACCTTTTGTTTATAAGGAGGGGTATGAGGGGTGCCGTTTCCACCACATCTCAACCGATGAAGTCTACGGTACACTTGGGGCAGAGGGGCTCTTTACCGAAGAGACCCCTTACGCGCCTAACTCTCCCTACAGTGCTTCCAAAGCAGGCAGCGATATGGTCGTTCGCAGCTACCACCACACCTACGGGATGAACACGGTCATTACAAACTGCTCTAACAACTACGGTCCGAAGCAGCATGACGAGAAGCTCATTCCGACAATCATCCGCAAAGCACTTGCAGGGGATGAAATCCCCATCTACGGTGACGGCAAGAACATCCGCGACTGGCTCTACGTGCTGGACCACTGCAAGGGGATCGACCTTGTCTACCATATGGGCAAAAATGGTGAGGTCTACAACATCGGCGGACGAAACGAACGGACCAATAATTACATCGCCGACAAGGTGTGCGAGATCCTGGATGAATTAAAGCCGACAGCAGCAGGGAGCTACAAGGAGCTGATCCGCTACGTCGAGGACCGCGCCGGGCATGACCGCCGTTATGCCATCGATGCGACAAAAATTGAAACAGAATTGGGCTGGAGGGCAGATGAAGACTTTGAAAGTGGGATCATCAAGACGGTTGAATGGTATTTAAAGAAATATCGAAATGAATGTAAGAAAAAAATAAACAACCCTGGTAATGGGATTGTCTAA